In Xiphophorus couchianus chromosome 8, X_couchianus-1.0, whole genome shotgun sequence, the following proteins share a genomic window:
- the LOC114149293 gene encoding uncharacterized protein LOC114149293 isoform X4: MKRQGGRIDSFFIKRSKSGTNQTGFSSDISSPGSSCPENSHEKESLANTNPPSPVPSKEESENTESSAPDQDDDEPEGAIAGDTTDLFSAVSSTPFAFPKGPSDISKSKEQGPVQPSLTNFPRTQHGTRKRTFHSSWYKDYSWLEYSVIKDSSYCFACRHFSLPNAPDSVFASHSGFSNWKKALSKESGFKLHSKLEHHVNAMYAWSQYKRANEGYLYQ, encoded by the exons ATGAAAAGACAGGGAGGCAGGATAGACAGCTTCtttataaaaagaagcaaatcagGCACAAATCAAACAGGGTTCAGCTCTGACATCAGCAGTCCTGGTAGCTCATGTCCTGAGAACAGTCACGAGAAAGAAAGTCTGGCAAACACCAATCCACCATCACCAG TTCCATCAAAGGAGGagtctgaaaacacagaaagctcTGCGCCTGACCAGGATGATGATGAGCCAGAAGGGGCAATTGCAGGAGATACCACTGATCTCTTCTCAGCAGTGTCCAGCACTCCTTTTGCTTTTCCAAAAGGACCCAGTG atatttcaaagtcaaaagaaCAGGGCCCTGTTCAGCCAAGTTTGACAAACTTCCCCAGAACTCAGCATGGAACAAGAAAGAGAACTTTTCACAGCTCCTGGTACAAAGACTATTCTTGGTTAGAATATTCTGTTATTAAAGACTCCTCCTACTGCTTTGCCTGTAGGCATTTTTCTTTGCCTAATGCACCAGATAGTGTCTTTGCTTCGCATTCCGGCTTCAGTAATTGGAAAAAGGCATTGTCCAAGGAGTCTGGATTTAAGCTTCACTCAAAGTTAGAGCACCATGTAAATGCAATGTATGCATGGAGTCAATATAAAAGGGCTAATGAGG GGTACTTGTACCAATGA
- the LOC114149293 gene encoding zinc finger MYM-type protein 1-like isoform X1 gives MKRQGGRIDSFFIKRSKSGTNQTGFSSDISSPGSSCPENSHEKESLANTNPPSPVPSKEESENTESSAPDQDDDEPEGAIAGDTTDLFSAVSSTPFAFPKGPSDISKSKEQGPVQPSLTNFPRTQHGTRKRTFHSSWYKDYSWLEYSVIKDSSYCFACRHFSLPNAPDSVFASHSGFSNWKKALSKESGFKLHSKLEHHVNAMYAWSQYKRANEGNTTMLNSINTNRKKVVEENRYYIKTIADVLLLTATQNIAQRGHRESGDSRNKGNFLAILDEIAKHDQLIEKKLRGCANAKYTSHQIQNEILQGLAEMVQTEIIKEVKECEVFSVIADETKDLQKKEQMSLVVRYYYNGVIHESFLCFQAAESLNAAGLSAMIISCLEKHGLDYRNNLVGQGYDGASVMSGKHSGVSARIQSNARFAFYVHCNAHCLNLVLVDATKAVPEVVDFFALLQQLHNFVSGSYVHLRWLDVQKELYPAEQPRELQALSDTRWACRYTACRTMRDRLPAVLRLLQDIALERNGERTVEARGLLLQIDIQFLGLLVTFCKVLGDAKCLSDMLQSSTLDLARAVDLVGALIDTFQDYRNEKYFDELWKEVEELAEKSKISVKIDRRNPRLSSKFLDSLVMSTIGQRKCDDEGFPRPLFNQVLDCLIAELKRRFSKKNCEIMQGVQSLNPKSATFLNEEPLIAFGHIFESDLDDLKHEVHQIRRLLDQRIKSDLGTPSTLLDFILFLEPYKEVLHELFRLCKIAVVSPVSTASCERSFSALKLIKSYLRTTMADARLSHIGTLSIESRRARGLNMDDFVTYFASSHNNRRILLL, from the exons ATGAAAAGACAGGGAGGCAGGATAGACAGCTTCtttataaaaagaagcaaatcagGCACAAATCAAACAGGGTTCAGCTCTGACATCAGCAGTCCTGGTAGCTCATGTCCTGAGAACAGTCACGAGAAAGAAAGTCTGGCAAACACCAATCCACCATCACCAG TTCCATCAAAGGAGGagtctgaaaacacagaaagctcTGCGCCTGACCAGGATGATGATGAGCCAGAAGGGGCAATTGCAGGAGATACCACTGATCTCTTCTCAGCAGTGTCCAGCACTCCTTTTGCTTTTCCAAAAGGACCCAGTG atatttcaaagtcaaaagaaCAGGGCCCTGTTCAGCCAAGTTTGACAAACTTCCCCAGAACTCAGCATGGAACAAGAAAGAGAACTTTTCACAGCTCCTGGTACAAAGACTATTCTTGGTTAGAATATTCTGTTATTAAAGACTCCTCCTACTGCTTTGCCTGTAGGCATTTTTCTTTGCCTAATGCACCAGATAGTGTCTTTGCTTCGCATTCCGGCTTCAGTAATTGGAAAAAGGCATTGTCCAAGGAGTCTGGATTTAAGCTTCACTCAAAGTTAGAGCACCATGTAAATGCAATGTATGCATGGAGTCAATATAAAAGGGCTAATGAGGGAAATACAACCATGCTAAATTCTATAAACACAAACCGGAAAAAAGTGGTGGAAGAAAACCgttattatattaaaacaatagcCGATGTTCTTCTTTTgactgcaacacaaaatattgctcAAAGGGGTCATCGAGAGTCTGGGGACTCTAGAAATAAGGGAAACTTTTTGGCTATATTGGATGAAATAGCAAAGCATGATCAGTTAATTGAAAAAAAGCTTAGAGGATGTGCCAATGCAAAATACACAAGTCATCAAATCCAAAATGAAATTCTTCAGGGCTTAGCAGAGATGGTACAGACTGAAATCATAAAAGAAGTGAAGGAATGTGAAGTGTTCAGTGTTATtgcagatgaaacaaaagacttgcaaaaaaaggaacaaatgtcTTTGGTTGTACGATATTATTACAATGGTGTCATCCACGAAAGCTTCCTATGTTTCCAGGCAGCTGAAAGCCTTAATGCAGCAGGTCTTAGTGCAATGATCATTAGCTGTCTTGAGAAACATGGTCTGGACTACAGGAATAACCTAGTGGGACAGGGTTATGACGGTGCATCCGTCATGAGTGGGAAGCATTCTGGTGTATCTGCCAGAATTCAGAGCAATGCcagatttgcattttatgttcATTGTAACGCACATTGCTTGAATTTAGTCCTTGTTGATGCTACCAAAGCAGTCCCTGAGGTCGTTGACTTTTTTGCACTTCTACAGCAGCTTCATAACTTTGTGTCTGGCTCTTATGTTCATCTGAGGTGGCTTGACGTACAGAAAGAGTTGTATCCAGCAGAACAACCCAGGGAGCTCCAGGCACTTTCAGATACGAGGTGGGCCTGCAGGTATACGGCATGCCGTACCATGAGAGACAGACTTCCAGCAGTTCTGAGATTGTTGCAGGATATTGCACTTGAAAGAAATGGCGAAAGAACAGTGGAGGCAAGGGGCCTGCTTCTTCAAATAGATATCCAATTTTTAGGTCTTTTGGTTACCTTTTGTAAAGTGCTTGGTGATGCCAAATGTCTTTCCGACATGCTTCAGTCCAGCACTCTTGACCTAGCAAGAGCTGTAGATCTAGTAGGTGCTCTTATAGACACTTTCCAGGACTACAGAAATGAAAAGTACTTTGATGAACTATGGAAAGAGGTTGAGGAACTTGCTGAGAAGAgcaaaatcagtgtaaaaattGACAGAAGAAATCCAAGATTAAGTTCAAAATTTCTTGACTCACTTGTAATGAGCACTATAggacagagaaaatgtgatgaCGAGGGCTTCCCCAGACCACTCTTTAATCAGGTGCTTGACTGTCTCATAGCGGAGTTAAAGAGgcgtttttcaaagaaaaattgtgaGATCATGCAAGGAGTGCAGTCCCTAAACCCCAAAAGTGCAACTTTCTTGAATGAGGAGCCTCTGATTGCTTTTGGACATATCTTTGAGTCAGATTTAGATGACCTGAAACATGAAGTGCACCAAATAAGGCGTTTGCTTGATCAGAGAATAAAGAGTGATTTAGGCACACCTTCTactttgcttgattttattctgtttcttgaACCTTATAAAGAggttttacatgaattattcaGACTTTGCAAGATTGCAGTAGTTAGTCCAGTTAGTACTGCTTCTTGTGAGAGaagcttttctgctttaaaattaattaaaagttaccTAAGGACAACAATGGCTGATGCCAGGCTAAGTCACATTGGAACACTTAGCATAGAGTCAAGGAGGGCACGGGGCCTCAACATGGATGACTTTGTAACATATTTTGCTTCATCTCACAACAACCGAaggattttacttttatga
- the LOC114149293 gene encoding zinc finger MYM-type protein 1-like isoform X2, translated as MYAWSQYKRANEGNTTMLNSINTNRKKVVEENRYYIKTIADVLLLTATQNIAQRGHRESGDSRNKGNFLAILDEIAKHDQLIEKKLRGCANAKYTSHQIQNEILQGLAEMVQTEIIKEVKECEVFSVIADETKDLQKKEQMSLVVRYYYNGVIHESFLCFQAAESLNAAGLSAMIISCLEKHGLDYRNNLVGQGYDGASVMSGKHSGVSARIQSNARFAFYVHCNAHCLNLVLVDATKAVPEVVDFFALLQQLHNFVSGSYVHLRWLDVQKELYPAEQPRELQALSDTRWACRYTACRTMRDRLPAVLRLLQDIALERNGERTVEARGLLLQIDIQFLGLLVTFCKVLGDAKCLSDMLQSSTLDLARAVDLVGALIDTFQDYRNEKYFDELWKEVEELAEKSKISVKIDRRNPRLSSKFLDSLVMSTIGQRKCDDEGFPRPLFNQVLDCLIAELKRRFSKKNCEIMQGVQSLNPKSATFLNEEPLIAFGHIFESDLDDLKHEVHQIRRLLDQRIKSDLGTPSTLLDFILFLEPYKEVLHELFRLCKIAVVSPVSTASCERSFSALKLIKSYLRTTMADARLSHIGTLSIESRRARGLNMDDFVTYFASSHNNRRILLL; from the coding sequence ATGTATGCATGGAGTCAATATAAAAGGGCTAATGAGGGAAATACAACCATGCTAAATTCTATAAACACAAACCGGAAAAAAGTGGTGGAAGAAAACCgttattatattaaaacaatagcCGATGTTCTTCTTTTgactgcaacacaaaatattgctcAAAGGGGTCATCGAGAGTCTGGGGACTCTAGAAATAAGGGAAACTTTTTGGCTATATTGGATGAAATAGCAAAGCATGATCAGTTAATTGAAAAAAAGCTTAGAGGATGTGCCAATGCAAAATACACAAGTCATCAAATCCAAAATGAAATTCTTCAGGGCTTAGCAGAGATGGTACAGACTGAAATCATAAAAGAAGTGAAGGAATGTGAAGTGTTCAGTGTTATtgcagatgaaacaaaagacttgcaaaaaaaggaacaaatgtcTTTGGTTGTACGATATTATTACAATGGTGTCATCCACGAAAGCTTCCTATGTTTCCAGGCAGCTGAAAGCCTTAATGCAGCAGGTCTTAGTGCAATGATCATTAGCTGTCTTGAGAAACATGGTCTGGACTACAGGAATAACCTAGTGGGACAGGGTTATGACGGTGCATCCGTCATGAGTGGGAAGCATTCTGGTGTATCTGCCAGAATTCAGAGCAATGCcagatttgcattttatgttcATTGTAACGCACATTGCTTGAATTTAGTCCTTGTTGATGCTACCAAAGCAGTCCCTGAGGTCGTTGACTTTTTTGCACTTCTACAGCAGCTTCATAACTTTGTGTCTGGCTCTTATGTTCATCTGAGGTGGCTTGACGTACAGAAAGAGTTGTATCCAGCAGAACAACCCAGGGAGCTCCAGGCACTTTCAGATACGAGGTGGGCCTGCAGGTATACGGCATGCCGTACCATGAGAGACAGACTTCCAGCAGTTCTGAGATTGTTGCAGGATATTGCACTTGAAAGAAATGGCGAAAGAACAGTGGAGGCAAGGGGCCTGCTTCTTCAAATAGATATCCAATTTTTAGGTCTTTTGGTTACCTTTTGTAAAGTGCTTGGTGATGCCAAATGTCTTTCCGACATGCTTCAGTCCAGCACTCTTGACCTAGCAAGAGCTGTAGATCTAGTAGGTGCTCTTATAGACACTTTCCAGGACTACAGAAATGAAAAGTACTTTGATGAACTATGGAAAGAGGTTGAGGAACTTGCTGAGAAGAgcaaaatcagtgtaaaaattGACAGAAGAAATCCAAGATTAAGTTCAAAATTTCTTGACTCACTTGTAATGAGCACTATAggacagagaaaatgtgatgaCGAGGGCTTCCCCAGACCACTCTTTAATCAGGTGCTTGACTGTCTCATAGCGGAGTTAAAGAGgcgtttttcaaagaaaaattgtgaGATCATGCAAGGAGTGCAGTCCCTAAACCCCAAAAGTGCAACTTTCTTGAATGAGGAGCCTCTGATTGCTTTTGGACATATCTTTGAGTCAGATTTAGATGACCTGAAACATGAAGTGCACCAAATAAGGCGTTTGCTTGATCAGAGAATAAAGAGTGATTTAGGCACACCTTCTactttgcttgattttattctgtttcttgaACCTTATAAAGAggttttacatgaattattcaGACTTTGCAAGATTGCAGTAGTTAGTCCAGTTAGTACTGCTTCTTGTGAGAGaagcttttctgctttaaaattaattaaaagttaccTAAGGACAACAATGGCTGATGCCAGGCTAAGTCACATTGGAACACTTAGCATAGAGTCAAGGAGGGCACGGGGCCTCAACATGGATGACTTTGTAACATATTTTGCTTCATCTCACAACAACCGAaggattttacttttatga
- the LOC114149293 gene encoding zinc finger MYM-type protein 1-like isoform X3: MKRQGGRIDSFFIKRSKSGTNQTGFSSDISSPGSSCPENSHEKESLANTNPPSPVPSKEESENTESSAPDQDDDEPEGAIAGDTTDLFSAVSSTPFAFPKGPSDISKSKEQGPVQPSLTNFPRTQHGTRKRTFHSSWYKDYSWLEYSVIKDSSYCFACRHFSLPNAPDSVFASHSGFSNWKKALSKESGFKLHSKLEHHVNAMYAWSQYKRANEGNTTMLNSINTNRKKVVEENRYYIKTIADVLLLTATQNIAQRGHRESGDSRNKGNFLAILDEIAKHDQLIEKKLRGCANAKYTSHQIQNEILQGLAEMVQTEIIKEVKECEVFSVIADETKDLQKKEQMSLVVRYYYNGVIHESFLCFQAAESLNAAGLSAMIISCLEKHGLDYRNNLVGQGYDGASVMSGKHSGVSARIQSNARFAFYVHCNAHCLNLVLVDATKAVPEVVDFFALLQQEL, translated from the exons ATGAAAAGACAGGGAGGCAGGATAGACAGCTTCtttataaaaagaagcaaatcagGCACAAATCAAACAGGGTTCAGCTCTGACATCAGCAGTCCTGGTAGCTCATGTCCTGAGAACAGTCACGAGAAAGAAAGTCTGGCAAACACCAATCCACCATCACCAG TTCCATCAAAGGAGGagtctgaaaacacagaaagctcTGCGCCTGACCAGGATGATGATGAGCCAGAAGGGGCAATTGCAGGAGATACCACTGATCTCTTCTCAGCAGTGTCCAGCACTCCTTTTGCTTTTCCAAAAGGACCCAGTG atatttcaaagtcaaaagaaCAGGGCCCTGTTCAGCCAAGTTTGACAAACTTCCCCAGAACTCAGCATGGAACAAGAAAGAGAACTTTTCACAGCTCCTGGTACAAAGACTATTCTTGGTTAGAATATTCTGTTATTAAAGACTCCTCCTACTGCTTTGCCTGTAGGCATTTTTCTTTGCCTAATGCACCAGATAGTGTCTTTGCTTCGCATTCCGGCTTCAGTAATTGGAAAAAGGCATTGTCCAAGGAGTCTGGATTTAAGCTTCACTCAAAGTTAGAGCACCATGTAAATGCAATGTATGCATGGAGTCAATATAAAAGGGCTAATGAGGGAAATACAACCATGCTAAATTCTATAAACACAAACCGGAAAAAAGTGGTGGAAGAAAACCgttattatattaaaacaatagcCGATGTTCTTCTTTTgactgcaacacaaaatattgctcAAAGGGGTCATCGAGAGTCTGGGGACTCTAGAAATAAGGGAAACTTTTTGGCTATATTGGATGAAATAGCAAAGCATGATCAGTTAATTGAAAAAAAGCTTAGAGGATGTGCCAATGCAAAATACACAAGTCATCAAATCCAAAATGAAATTCTTCAGGGCTTAGCAGAGATGGTACAGACTGAAATCATAAAAGAAGTGAAGGAATGTGAAGTGTTCAGTGTTATtgcagatgaaacaaaagacttgcaaaaaaaggaacaaatgtcTTTGGTTGTACGATATTATTACAATGGTGTCATCCACGAAAGCTTCCTATGTTTCCAGGCAGCTGAAAGCCTTAATGCAGCAGGTCTTAGTGCAATGATCATTAGCTGTCTTGAGAAACATGGTCTGGACTACAGGAATAACCTAGTGGGACAGGGTTATGACGGTGCATCCGTCATGAGTGGGAAGCATTCTGGTGTATCTGCCAGAATTCAGAGCAATGCcagatttgcattttatgttcATTGTAACGCACATTGCTTGAATTTAGTCCTTGTTGATGCTACCAAAGCAGTCCCTGAGGTCGTTGACTTTTTTGCACTTCTAC AGCAAGAGCTGTAG